The Myxosarcina sp. GI1 genome contains the following window.
AAACTAAGATGCCTAATTTGTAAGGCTTTTAGTAGCTTGAGATGTCCTAGTTCTTCTGTCCACTGCTATACCTAAAATTTCAGCTTGCGTCCGCACCAAACAGATTTGACTGTTAGCGATCGCTCTTTAACTCAGTCTTTTACTCTGTTGCTAGCAAACTAGGTTCTTTTGCAAATTTTCTTATAGGATCTAAATACAATGAGCAAATCTAAATCTACATGTTGCCGAGCTTTATTTCTCCCGCAGCCAATAAATTAACTGAAGCTACCTCGATCGCTCTAACCAAACAAATTGAGTCAGCAGCAATTGCCACTCCTTTAAGCTCAGAGTCTATTCCTACTACTTATGTTAAGCAAGGAAGTGGCGAGCCGCCAATATTATTACTTCATGGTTTTGACAGTTCTTTATTGGAGTTTCGCCGTCTCATACCATTATTGGCAGAGAGTAAAGCAACTTGGGGTGTAGATTTACTGGGTTTTGGCTTTAGCGATCGCAACCCCGATATTGCTCTAAACCCAGAAACTATAAAGGTTCATCTTTACTATTTTTGGAAAACTTTAATCCAGCAACCAGTAGTATTAGTCGGTGCGTCGATGGGAGGTGCGGCGGCGATCGATTTTACTCTAACTTATCCCGAAGCGGTAGCCAAGCTGGTATTGCTCGACAGTGCGGGTTTAGCAAAACAGCCTGCGATCGGTAAATTTATGTTTCCTCCTTTAGATTACCTGGCTACTGAATTTCTGCGCCAGCCAAAAGTACGTCAAAATATCAGTCGTGCGGCTTATTACGACAAGAGTTTGGCTAACGCCGACGCGCAACTTTGTGCGGCGTTGCATCTCCAGTGTCAAAATTGGAATAAGGCTTTAATTGCTTTTACCAAAAGTGGTGGTTATGGTTCTTTTACTAGGGCGATCGCTCAAATTCAGCAACCCACATTAATTTTATGGGGCAGACAAGATAAAATTTTGGGAACTAAAGATGCAGCCAAGTTCGATCGCGCTATTCCCAACAGTAAGTTAGTGTGGATCGAGCGTTGCGGACACGTTCCTCATTTAGAAAAACCCCAAACTGTAGCTACAGAAATTTTGCAGTTTTGCTAGGATTCAGATGAGACATTAGGT
Protein-coding sequences here:
- a CDS encoding alpha/beta fold hydrolase, giving the protein MLPSFISPAANKLTEATSIALTKQIESAAIATPLSSESIPTTYVKQGSGEPPILLLHGFDSSLLEFRRLIPLLAESKATWGVDLLGFGFSDRNPDIALNPETIKVHLYYFWKTLIQQPVVLVGASMGGAAAIDFTLTYPEAVAKLVLLDSAGLAKQPAIGKFMFPPLDYLATEFLRQPKVRQNISRAAYYDKSLANADAQLCAALHLQCQNWNKALIAFTKSGGYGSFTRAIAQIQQPTLILWGRQDKILGTKDAAKFDRAIPNSKLVWIERCGHVPHLEKPQTVATEILQFC